The Chanos chanos chromosome 6, fChaCha1.1, whole genome shotgun sequence genome includes a region encoding these proteins:
- the LOC115815815 gene encoding E3 ubiquitin-protein ligase TRIM39-like yields the protein MYTDMASSSSLLSEDQILCSVCLDVFTDPVTTPCGHNFCMTCLKEFWDNIQHCQCPLCKEQFNMRPELKINRAFRELVDHFKRRGDLVAKPGEVSCDVCTGEKLKAVKSCLDCGLSYCETHLEPHKTATRLKKHKLMDPVEKLKDYICQKHDRPLELFCRDDQTRVCQFCTETDHKTHNTVPLEEESEERKSQLGKTQTEVQQMIQDKQKKIKELRHSVQLSKTNTERLIADSVEVFSSLIGCIERSLAELIELMEEKQKAAERQAEGLIKELEQEITELKRRDTELEHLSHSEDHLHLLQDYPKMSRPPHTTYSTDISIDPHLRVDTLRKTLEQLEKKFHEEKKKVPDEKIKRDMRLYAVDVTLDPDTAHRKLILSDDGKQVKTGDTRQNLRDNPKRFCRCPCVLGKVGFSSGRFYYEVEVRGKSKWDLGVARESINRKGNITLSPEDGYWTIWLRNGDEYKALDSPRVLLSLRQKPQKVGVFVDYEEGLVSFYDVEASSHIYSFTAQSFTEKLYPYFSPDLNDRGKNSAPLVITAAS from the exons atgtacacagacatggcttcctccagcagtctcctgtctgaagatcagatcctgtgttctgtctgtctggatgtgttcactgatcCTGTTACCACTCCATGTGGTCACAACTTCTGCATGACCTGTCTCAAAGAATTCTGGGACAACATCCAGCACTGCCAGTGTCCACTCTGTAAGGAGCAGTTTAATATGAGACCTGAACTGAAAATTAATAGAGCATTTAGAGAACTTgtagatcattttaaaaggagGGGAGACCTTGTTGCTAAACCTGGAGAAGTGTCCTGTGATGTCTGTACTGGTGAGAAACTGAAGgctgtgaagtcctgtctggaCTGTGGGTTGAGTTACTGTGAAACTCACCTGGAGCCTCATAAAACTGCTACCAgattgaaaaaacacaaactaatgGATcctgtggagaaactgaaggacTATATATGTCAGAAACATGACAGacccctggagctgttctgtagagatgaccagacacgtgtgtgtcagttctgtactgAAACAGACCACAAGACTCACAACACTGTTCCtctagaggaggagagtgaggagaggaag tctcagctggggaaaacacagacagaagtgcagCAGATGATCCAGGACAAACAGAAGAAGATTAAAGAGTTGAGACACTCAGTACAGCTCAGCAAA acaaacacagagcgaCTGAtagcagacagtgtggaggtgttcagttctctgattggctgtattgAGAGAAGTCTGGCTGAGCTGATTGAgctgatggaggagaaacagaaagcagcagagaggcaggctgaaggtctcattaaagagctggaacaggagatcactgagctgaagaggagagacactgaactGGAGCACCTCTCCCACTCTGAagatcacctccacctcctacag GATTACCCCAAAATGAGCAGAcctccacacaccacatacTCCACTGACATCAGTATTGACCCTCATCTGCGTGTGGACACTCTGAGGAAAACTCTggaacagctggagaaaaaattccatgaggaaaagaagaaagt CCcagatgagaaaataaagagagatat GAGACTGTATGCAG TGGATGTGACCCTGGATCCTGATACAGCCCATCGaaaactcatcctgtctgatgatggaaaacaaGTCAAAACTGGAGACACACGACAGAATCTCCGTGACAACCCAAAGAGGTTTTGTAGATGTCCCTGTGTCCTGGGAAAGGTggggttctcctcagggagattttactatgaggtggagGTCAGGGGGAAGAGTAAGTGGGATTTAGGAGTGGCCAGAGAGTCCATTAACAGGAAGGGAAATATAACACTAAGCCCTGAGGATGGATACTGGACTATATGGCTGAGGAATGGGGATGAGTATAAGGCTCTAGACTCTCCccgtgtcctcctctctctgagacagaagccccagaaggtgggggtgtttgtggattatgaggagggtctggtctccttttatgatgtggaggccagttctcatatctactcttttactgctcagtctttcactgagaaactctatccatACTTCAGCCCTGATCTTAATGACAGAGGTAAAAACTCTGCCCCACTGGTCATCACTGCTGCTAGctaa